In Arsenicicoccus sp. oral taxon 190, the following are encoded in one genomic region:
- a CDS encoding aminotransferase class IV yields the protein MKKTEAVRDGERWWWGPQPPGDHPPQVIDSWLVQEGRARRPERHIQRFAATADFFVSHQDIDVVVDEVLERIPRADKWFPRLEAYNDAVALWLRKATDAPVDVTLWVADVPDPRKWPHVKGPDLIVQGDLQARARAMGADDALLWRVEDRLPEALEATYSALVWWDGEAFVTRPVDDLSLPSVTIECLEISLADTSHPLRRGRVTVDALLDKPVWAVNAARGIQQVSSWVLPGGEPRHSPHGALTAGLTSLLCDALEETTGPLPEQLTT from the coding sequence GTGAAGAAGACCGAGGCCGTCCGTGACGGCGAGCGCTGGTGGTGGGGCCCGCAGCCTCCGGGCGACCACCCCCCGCAGGTGATCGACTCCTGGCTCGTGCAGGAGGGCCGCGCCCGGCGGCCGGAGCGACACATCCAGCGGTTCGCGGCGACGGCGGACTTCTTCGTCAGCCACCAGGACATCGACGTGGTCGTCGACGAGGTCCTGGAGCGAATCCCCCGGGCCGACAAGTGGTTTCCGCGACTGGAGGCCTACAACGACGCGGTCGCCCTGTGGCTGCGCAAGGCGACCGACGCGCCGGTGGACGTGACGCTGTGGGTGGCCGACGTCCCTGATCCGCGAAAGTGGCCGCACGTCAAGGGACCTGACCTCATCGTGCAGGGCGACCTGCAGGCGAGGGCCCGCGCGATGGGTGCGGACGACGCCCTCCTGTGGCGCGTCGAGGACCGGCTGCCCGAGGCCCTGGAGGCGACGTACTCCGCGCTGGTGTGGTGGGACGGCGAGGCCTTCGTGACGCGCCCCGTGGACGACCTGTCGCTGCCGTCGGTGACCATCGAGTGCCTCGAGATCTCCCTTGCCGACACCTCGCACCCGCTGCGGCGCGGCCGGGTCACCGTCGACGCGCTGCTCGACAAGCCCGTGTGGGCGGTCAACGCGGCCAGGGGGATCCAGCAGGTCTCGAGCTGGGTGCTGCCCGGCGGCGAACCCCGCCACTCCCCCCACGGCGCGCTGACCGCGGGCCTCACCTCGCTGCTCTGCGACGCCCTCGAGGAGACGACCGGGCCGCTGCCCGAGCAGCTCACCACGTGA
- a CDS encoding class I SAM-dependent methyltransferase, with amino-acid sequence MSEQQGADVEVDWADARDANRANWDERAALHEVAYGIERYAADPAYVSTVVSDDLPVLCAHLPQGSLRGRDVVHLQCHIGTDTISLARAGGRMTGVDFSPSSLAAARRLDAATGTGVTWVESDVLDARSAVTGDFDVVYTSIGTIGWLGDLARWAEQVAGLLRPGGILFIRDGHPMLYGLDDTAPDLRIRHRYFADGRAQTWDEDTTYIGDGRLTSTRTYEYPHPVSETIGAVLGAGLVIERYDEGRTLPWRFADRMVEVSPERYAWPEGERDLVPCTFTLVARKA; translated from the coding sequence ATGAGCGAGCAGCAGGGCGCCGACGTCGAGGTCGACTGGGCTGACGCCCGCGACGCCAACCGCGCCAACTGGGACGAGCGAGCAGCCCTCCACGAGGTCGCCTACGGGATCGAGCGATACGCGGCGGACCCGGCCTATGTCTCGACGGTGGTGAGCGACGACCTGCCGGTGCTCTGTGCCCACCTGCCCCAGGGCTCGCTCCGCGGCCGTGACGTGGTGCACCTGCAGTGCCACATCGGCACCGACACCATCAGCCTGGCCCGCGCCGGCGGTCGTATGACGGGCGTCGACTTCTCGCCCTCGTCCCTCGCCGCCGCACGACGGCTCGACGCCGCGACCGGGACCGGCGTCACCTGGGTGGAGTCGGACGTCCTCGACGCGCGCTCCGCGGTGACCGGCGACTTCGACGTCGTCTACACGAGCATCGGCACCATCGGCTGGCTCGGCGACCTCGCCCGCTGGGCCGAGCAGGTGGCCGGGCTGCTCCGGCCGGGCGGCATCCTCTTCATCCGGGACGGCCACCCCATGCTCTACGGCCTCGACGACACCGCCCCCGACCTGCGCATCCGCCACCGCTACTTCGCGGACGGCCGCGCCCAGACCTGGGACGAGGACACGACCTACATCGGCGACGGCCGGCTCACCAGCACCCGCACCTACGAGTACCCGCACCCGGTCTCGGAGACCATCGGCGCCGTGCTGGGCGCCGGCCTGGTGATCGAGCGGTATGACGAGGGCCGCACGCTGCCCTGGCGATTCGCCGATCGCATGGTGGAGGTCTCGCCGGAGCGATACGCCTGGCCGGAGGGGGAGCGCGACCTGGTGCCGTGCACGTTCACCCTGGTGGCGAGGAAGGCCTGA
- a CDS encoding YciI family protein: MAYFAVRYSYSDDPRLDEIRPEHRAFLGRLAESGSLQASGPYVDVKPASALLIFRADSADEVRSLLEDDPFQQHGLVAGIDVTEWNPVIGIFADQR; encoded by the coding sequence ATGGCCTACTTCGCTGTCCGCTACTCCTACTCCGACGACCCCCGCCTCGACGAGATCCGGCCCGAGCACCGCGCGTTCCTCGGCCGGCTCGCCGAGTCGGGGTCGTTGCAGGCGTCCGGTCCCTACGTCGACGTGAAGCCTGCGTCGGCGCTGCTGATCTTCCGCGCCGACAGTGCCGACGAGGTGCGCTCGCTGCTGGAGGACGACCCCTTCCAGCAGCACGGTCTCGTCGCCGGCATCGACGTCACCGAGTGGAACCCCGTCATCGGCATCTTCGCCGACCAGCGCTGA
- a CDS encoding threonine/serine ThrE exporter family protein — MPLDPADAVFTFALRAGDLMVRNGAASANVTHVLLAVTSARGFPGATASVTMGQISLSLLRPEQPPIAVVHNIGASGFNLEAVTETEQIVEAVITRELTIEEGLHRLDELDPEQVGHTPPVQLAGWGLMAAGFAWLLGGDWAACTLACLTAILIELTGSRLTRAELPGFFSHAIAGGAAAVVAQEIAPTEASALVITAALVSRLAGAATFGAAHDLLTGWFITAAGRLVEVALNTSGQVVGVILAISVASRLGVRLRIEDVTGSANGLLATTAAAVVVSVGFAIASQLRWRRMPAVAALAALVYLVYVGMQAIGWGKLVSAATAATTLGVITVLIAPYIKIPSSGALGVVLAPLLPGMLVYQGFVAMALHHPGSSSFLEAGGVALSTGAGAVLGQFIAAQVIGHTRRVRHDRLRLQGDETIHTNPHVLTAQWLSAPTFRRPYLVDTIGALHEQAESEAESEVGAEAESEAESRSERPTIS, encoded by the coding sequence GTGCCCCTCGACCCGGCTGACGCCGTCTTCACCTTCGCCCTGCGTGCCGGGGACCTCATGGTCCGCAACGGCGCGGCCTCCGCCAACGTCACCCACGTCCTCCTCGCCGTCACCAGCGCCCGCGGTTTCCCGGGGGCGACGGCGAGCGTGACGATGGGCCAGATCAGCCTCAGCCTGCTGCGCCCGGAGCAGCCACCGATCGCAGTGGTGCACAACATCGGCGCGTCCGGCTTCAACCTCGAGGCCGTGACCGAGACCGAGCAGATCGTCGAAGCAGTCATCACCCGAGAGCTGACCATCGAGGAGGGGCTGCACCGCCTCGACGAGCTCGACCCGGAGCAGGTCGGCCACACCCCACCGGTGCAGCTGGCGGGCTGGGGTCTGATGGCGGCCGGCTTCGCGTGGCTCCTCGGCGGCGACTGGGCCGCCTGCACGCTCGCGTGCCTCACCGCGATCCTCATCGAGCTGACCGGTTCCCGGCTCACGCGCGCGGAGCTGCCGGGCTTCTTCAGCCACGCCATCGCGGGCGGCGCCGCGGCCGTCGTCGCCCAGGAGATCGCCCCGACAGAGGCATCGGCGCTGGTGATCACGGCCGCCCTGGTGAGTCGCCTGGCAGGGGCGGCGACCTTCGGCGCGGCCCACGACCTCCTCACGGGGTGGTTCATCACCGCCGCGGGGCGTCTGGTCGAGGTCGCTCTCAACACCTCGGGGCAGGTGGTTGGCGTCATCCTCGCCATCAGCGTGGCCAGCAGGCTCGGGGTGCGGCTGCGGATCGAGGACGTGACGGGCTCCGCGAACGGGCTGCTCGCCACCACCGCGGCGGCGGTGGTCGTGTCGGTGGGCTTCGCCATCGCGAGCCAGCTCCGGTGGAGACGTATGCCGGCCGTCGCCGCCCTCGCCGCGCTGGTCTACCTGGTCTACGTCGGGATGCAAGCGATCGGTTGGGGCAAGCTCGTCTCCGCCGCGACCGCAGCCACCACCCTCGGCGTCATCACGGTGCTCATCGCGCCATACATCAAGATCCCCTCGTCGGGCGCCCTCGGCGTGGTCCTCGCGCCCCTCCTGCCGGGGATGCTCGTCTACCAGGGCTTCGTCGCGATGGCTCTGCACCACCCGGGCAGCTCGTCCTTCCTCGAGGCGGGCGGCGTGGCGCTGTCGACGGGCGCCGGTGCCGTCCTGGGGCAGTTCATCGCCGCGCAGGTCATCGGCCACACCCGCCGGGTGCGGCACGACCGGTTGCGCCTGCAGGGGGACGAGACGATCCACACCAACCCGCACGTCCTGACCGCTCAGTGGCTGAGCGCGCCGACCTTCCGGCGCCCTTACCTGGTGGACACGATCGGGGCGCTGCACGAGCAGGCGGAGTCGGAGGCCGAATCGGAGGTTGGGGCCGAGGCTGAGTCGGAGGCTGAGTCGAGATCGGAGCGGCCCACGATCTCGTGA
- a CDS encoding MBL fold metallo-hydrolase, translated as MAGDVQVQQLVTSGTFSLDGGTWDVDNNVWIVGDGDECVVFDAPHDAEAIVAAVGDRTLKAIVCTHAHDDHVNRAAELAEATGAQILLSFHDLELWQQTYDTRQPDEDVVDGETVEVAGVTLQAIATPGHTPGGTCFYSEELGCVFSGDTLFQGGPGATGRSFSSYDTIVDSIRTRLFALPDDTIVHTGHGPDTTIGAEKAGAAGWEDPSA; from the coding sequence ATGGCCGGCGACGTGCAGGTCCAGCAGCTCGTCACCTCGGGCACGTTCTCCCTCGACGGGGGGACGTGGGACGTCGACAACAACGTGTGGATCGTCGGTGACGGCGACGAGTGCGTGGTCTTCGACGCGCCGCACGACGCGGAGGCCATCGTGGCCGCGGTCGGGGACCGGACGCTCAAGGCCATCGTCTGCACCCACGCCCACGACGACCACGTCAACCGGGCGGCCGAGCTGGCGGAGGCGACGGGTGCCCAGATCCTGCTGAGCTTCCACGACCTCGAGCTGTGGCAGCAGACCTACGACACGCGCCAGCCGGACGAGGACGTGGTCGACGGCGAGACCGTCGAGGTCGCCGGGGTCACGCTGCAGGCCATCGCCACGCCGGGGCACACGCCGGGCGGCACCTGCTTCTACAGCGAGGAGCTGGGCTGCGTCTTCAGCGGAGACACCCTCTTCCAGGGAGGCCCGGGCGCCACGGGACGGTCGTTCTCGTCATACGACACGATCGTCGACTCGATCCGCACCCGACTCTTCGCGCTGCCCGACGACACGATCGTGCACACCGGGCACGGCCCGGACACGACGATCGGGGCGGAGAAGGCCGGTGCCGCCGGGTGGGAGGACCCCTCCGCCTGA
- a CDS encoding S-(hydroxymethyl)mycothiol dehydrogenase, whose product MPTTVKGVISRAKGEPVELVDIVVPDPGPGEAVVDIEACGVCHTDYHYQQGGINDEFPFLLGHEAAGRVSAVGEGVTEVAVGDFVILNWRAVCGECRACRRGRPWYCFNTHNATQKMTLTDGTELTPALGIGAFAEKTLVAAGQCTKVDERAGAEAAGLLGCGVMAGLGAAINTGGVGRGDSVAVIGLGGVGMAAVVGARLAGAATVIGIDTDPRKLTKARELGATHTIDPADGDVVEAVQALTDGNGADVVIEAVGRPETYEQAFYARDLAGTVVLVGVPTPEMKIELPLLDVFGRGGSLKSSWYGDCLPSRDFPMLVDLYLQGRLDLDAFVSETISLDQVEEAFATMKRGDVLRSVVTL is encoded by the coding sequence ATGCCCACCACCGTCAAGGGAGTGATCTCCCGAGCCAAGGGCGAGCCGGTCGAGCTCGTCGACATCGTGGTGCCCGACCCCGGGCCGGGCGAGGCCGTCGTCGACATCGAGGCGTGCGGCGTGTGCCACACCGACTACCACTACCAGCAGGGCGGGATCAACGACGAGTTCCCGTTCCTGCTCGGGCATGAGGCCGCCGGGCGGGTCAGCGCGGTGGGCGAGGGCGTCACCGAGGTTGCGGTGGGGGACTTCGTGATCCTCAACTGGCGCGCGGTGTGCGGCGAGTGCCGGGCCTGCCGCCGCGGCCGCCCGTGGTACTGCTTCAACACGCACAACGCCACCCAGAAGATGACGCTCACCGACGGCACCGAGCTGACGCCGGCCCTCGGGATCGGCGCCTTCGCGGAGAAGACGCTGGTCGCGGCCGGTCAGTGCACCAAGGTCGACGAGCGCGCCGGGGCCGAGGCGGCGGGTCTGCTGGGCTGCGGCGTCATGGCCGGGCTGGGCGCCGCGATCAACACCGGGGGTGTCGGCCGGGGCGACTCGGTGGCCGTCATCGGCCTCGGCGGAGTCGGTATGGCGGCCGTCGTGGGCGCGCGCCTCGCCGGCGCGGCCACGGTCATCGGCATCGACACGGACCCGCGCAAGCTGACCAAGGCCCGCGAGCTCGGCGCGACGCACACCATCGACCCCGCCGACGGGGACGTCGTCGAGGCGGTCCAGGCGCTCACCGACGGCAACGGCGCCGACGTCGTGATCGAGGCGGTGGGCCGCCCCGAGACCTACGAGCAGGCTTTCTACGCCAGGGATCTCGCGGGGACGGTCGTGCTCGTGGGCGTGCCGACGCCGGAGATGAAGATCGAGCTGCCGCTGCTCGACGTCTTCGGGCGGGGTGGGTCGCTCAAGTCCAGCTGGTATGGCGACTGCCTGCCGTCTCGCGACTTCCCGATGCTCGTGGACCTCTACCTGCAGGGGCGGCTCGACCTGGACGCGTTCGTGTCCGAGACGATCTCCCTGGACCAGGTCGAGGAGGCCTTCGCCACGATGAAGCGCGGCGACGTGCTGCGATCGGTGGTGACGCTCTGA
- the galE gene encoding UDP-glucose 4-epimerase GalE has translation MRVLVSGGAGYIGSHTVLQVLAAGHDVVVVDNFSNAKPSVMARLEALAGQPIEVHGFDLTDRDKTEHLFAHEKFDAVIHFAGFKAVGESVEKPLEYYENNLDSTFSLVRAMQRHGVKKLVFSSSATVYGEDAPVPMKEDFPTSATNPYGWTKVMIEQILRDVAVADPQMRIALLRYFNPVGAHPSGTIGEDPQGIPNNLVPFIAQVAVGRREHLNIFGDDYDTPDGTGLRDYIHVEDLAAGHVAALNRLGEVSEPVSTWNLGTGQGTSVKEMLAAFSRAVGRNLPYKIAPRRPGDIAASYADPSRANAELGWQATRTVDDMCADTWRWQSGNPEGYPS, from the coding sequence ATGCGCGTTCTCGTCAGCGGTGGGGCCGGCTACATTGGCTCGCACACCGTCCTCCAGGTCCTTGCCGCCGGCCACGACGTGGTCGTCGTCGACAACTTCTCCAACGCCAAGCCGTCCGTGATGGCGCGGCTCGAGGCGCTCGCGGGGCAGCCGATCGAGGTCCACGGCTTCGACCTGACCGACCGGGACAAGACCGAGCACCTCTTCGCCCACGAGAAGTTCGACGCGGTCATCCACTTCGCGGGCTTCAAGGCCGTCGGCGAGTCCGTGGAGAAGCCGCTCGAGTACTACGAGAACAACCTCGACTCGACGTTCTCGCTCGTGCGCGCCATGCAGCGCCACGGCGTCAAGAAGCTCGTCTTCTCCTCCAGCGCAACGGTGTACGGCGAGGACGCGCCCGTCCCGATGAAGGAGGACTTCCCGACGTCGGCGACCAACCCCTACGGCTGGACCAAGGTGATGATCGAGCAGATCCTGCGGGACGTCGCCGTCGCGGACCCGCAGATGCGGATCGCGCTGCTGCGCTACTTCAACCCCGTGGGCGCGCACCCGTCCGGCACCATCGGCGAGGACCCGCAGGGCATCCCCAACAACCTCGTGCCGTTCATCGCCCAGGTTGCCGTCGGTCGGCGCGAGCACCTCAACATCTTCGGCGACGACTACGACACCCCCGACGGGACGGGTCTGCGCGACTACATTCACGTCGAGGACCTCGCTGCCGGCCACGTCGCGGCCCTGAACCGTCTGGGCGAGGTGAGCGAGCCCGTCTCCACCTGGAACCTCGGCACCGGCCAGGGGACCTCCGTCAAGGAGATGCTCGCGGCGTTCTCGCGGGCCGTGGGGCGCAATCTGCCCTACAAGATCGCGCCGCGGCGACCCGGTGACATCGCCGCCTCGTATGCCGACCCCTCGCGCGCCAACGCCGAGCTCGGCTGGCAGGCGACGCGGACCGTCGACGACATGTGCGCCGACACCTGGCGCTGGCAGTCCGGCAACCCCGAGGGCTACCCCAGCTGA
- a CDS encoding cytochrome ubiquinol oxidase subunit I gives MDNLDLARWQFAITTVYHFLFVPITIGLSAIVAGYHTAWVRTRKPEYLRLTKWLGKLFTINFALGLVTGIVQEFQFGMNWSDYSRFVGDIFGAPLAFEALLAFFLESTFLGLWIFGWGRIPERLHAWTMWIVHIGTVLSAYFILAANSFMQHPVGFRFNPQSGRAEMADFIAVLTNKVQLVTFPHVITASYMTGGAVVVGVALWHYLRRGRIADRDREMYRKAVRVGAIVSLVASLGVIVTGDLQGKVMTDVQPMKMAAAEGLYHTEKPAGFSPFTIGSLDGSREVYSIKIPGLLSFLGTGSFDGEVKGIRDIQADYQQKYAANRLTADPATNYVPNIPTTYWTFRLMIGVGFLSMLLSALALWATRKGGTPPTARWWKHVVIWSPLLPVVAVSFGWIFTEVGRQPWIVFGQMSTATGVSPSVPAWSVLVSMVVYTLLYAALAVVEVKLFLKYTRVGAEPADTESPADAGEDKPLVFAY, from the coding sequence ATGGACAACCTGGACCTGGCCCGGTGGCAGTTCGCGATCACCACCGTCTACCACTTCCTCTTCGTGCCGATCACCATCGGCCTGTCGGCGATCGTCGCCGGCTACCACACCGCCTGGGTGCGGACCCGCAAGCCTGAGTACCTCCGTCTGACGAAGTGGCTCGGCAAGCTCTTCACGATCAACTTCGCGCTCGGCCTGGTCACGGGCATCGTCCAGGAGTTCCAGTTCGGGATGAACTGGTCGGACTACTCGCGGTTCGTCGGCGACATCTTCGGCGCCCCGCTGGCGTTCGAGGCGCTGCTCGCGTTCTTCCTCGAGTCGACCTTCCTCGGGCTGTGGATCTTCGGCTGGGGCCGGATCCCGGAGCGGCTGCACGCCTGGACCATGTGGATCGTCCACATCGGCACCGTGCTGTCCGCCTACTTCATCCTCGCCGCCAACTCGTTCATGCAGCACCCGGTCGGGTTCCGCTTCAACCCGCAGTCGGGGCGCGCCGAGATGGCCGACTTCATCGCCGTGCTGACCAACAAGGTCCAGCTCGTGACCTTCCCCCACGTCATCACCGCCTCCTACATGACCGGCGGCGCCGTCGTCGTCGGCGTGGCGCTGTGGCACTACCTGCGGCGGGGCCGGATCGCCGACCGCGACCGCGAGATGTACCGCAAGGCCGTCCGGGTCGGCGCCATCGTCTCCCTCGTCGCCTCGCTCGGCGTGATCGTGACCGGCGACCTGCAGGGCAAGGTCATGACCGACGTGCAGCCCATGAAGATGGCCGCCGCCGAGGGGCTCTACCACACCGAGAAGCCCGCCGGGTTCTCACCGTTCACCATCGGCTCGCTGGACGGGTCCCGCGAGGTCTACTCGATCAAGATCCCCGGCCTGCTGAGCTTCCTCGGCACCGGCTCCTTCGACGGCGAGGTCAAGGGGATCCGCGACATCCAGGCCGACTACCAGCAGAAGTACGCCGCCAACCGGCTCACCGCCGACCCGGCCACCAACTACGTGCCCAACATCCCGACCACCTACTGGACCTTCCGCCTGATGATCGGCGTCGGCTTCCTGTCGATGCTGCTGTCGGCGCTGGCCCTGTGGGCGACCCGCAAGGGCGGGACCCCGCCGACCGCGCGCTGGTGGAAGCACGTCGTGATCTGGAGCCCGCTGCTGCCGGTCGTCGCGGTCTCCTTCGGCTGGATCTTCACCGAGGTCGGGCGTCAGCCCTGGATCGTCTTCGGCCAGATGTCGACGGCCACGGGCGTCAGCCCGTCCGTGCCCGCCTGGTCGGTCCTGGTCTCGATGGTCGTCTACACCCTCCTGTATGCCGCCCTGGCGGTCGTCGAGGTCAAGCTCTTCCTGAAGTACACGCGTGTCGGGGCCGAGCCCGCCGACACCGAATCACCCGCGGACGCCGGCGAGGACAAGCCCCTCGTCTTCGCCTACTGA
- the cydB gene encoding cytochrome d ubiquinol oxidase subunit II, with amino-acid sequence MELSVIWFILIAVLWTGYFVLEGFDFGVGMLLPILGKGRDQLDGDNRRRVLLNTIGPHWDGNEVWVLTAGGATFAAFPHWYATLFSGFYLPLLLILVALIIRNMGFEYRHKRDDDRWRRNWDLCIVIGSFLPALLWGVAFANIVAGVPINEHKEYTGNLFTLLNPFGLLGGVTTLLLFLTHGAVFVALKTSGEIREEARAFAWRSGLAAAAVAVVFLVWTMLKTGNAGSWVLAILAAVALVVGLVMTRAGREGIGFAGTAAAIALAVWALFTALFPDVMPSSTNPAWSLTHTNAASTDLTLKIMTGAAVVFTPIVLAYTAWTYWIFRKRISVHHIPPAHEPREVHELEAEHLAEGGAHRAR; translated from the coding sequence ATGGAACTCTCGGTCATCTGGTTCATCCTGATCGCGGTCCTGTGGACCGGCTACTTCGTCCTCGAGGGGTTCGACTTCGGCGTCGGCATGCTGCTGCCGATCCTCGGCAAGGGGCGCGACCAGCTGGACGGTGACAACCGTCGCCGGGTCCTGCTCAACACGATCGGCCCCCACTGGGACGGCAACGAGGTGTGGGTGCTCACCGCGGGCGGCGCGACCTTCGCGGCCTTCCCGCACTGGTACGCCACCCTCTTCTCCGGCTTCTACCTGCCGCTGCTGCTGATCCTGGTCGCCCTGATCATCCGCAACATGGGCTTCGAGTACCGCCACAAGCGCGACGACGACCGCTGGCGCCGCAACTGGGACCTGTGCATCGTCATCGGCTCCTTCCTTCCGGCGCTGCTGTGGGGTGTCGCGTTCGCCAACATCGTGGCGGGGGTGCCGATCAACGAGCACAAGGAGTACACCGGCAACCTCTTCACGCTGCTCAACCCCTTCGGCCTGCTCGGCGGGGTGACCACGCTGCTGCTCTTCCTCACCCACGGCGCGGTCTTCGTCGCGCTCAAGACGAGCGGCGAGATCCGTGAGGAGGCTCGGGCCTTCGCGTGGAGGTCGGGGCTCGCCGCGGCCGCGGTGGCCGTGGTCTTCCTGGTGTGGACCATGCTCAAGACCGGCAACGCCGGCTCCTGGGTGCTCGCGATCCTCGCCGCCGTCGCGCTGGTCGTCGGCCTGGTCATGACCCGTGCCGGCCGGGAGGGCATCGGCTTCGCCGGCACGGCCGCCGCGATCGCGCTGGCCGTGTGGGCGCTCTTCACGGCGCTCTTCCCCGACGTGATGCCCTCGTCGACCAACCCGGCCTGGAGCCTGACGCACACCAACGCCGCCAGCACCGACCTGACGCTGAAGATCATGACCGGCGCGGCCGTGGTCTTCACCCCGATCGTGCTGGCCTACACCGCGTGGACCTACTGGATCTTCCGCAAGCGGATCTCGGTCCACCACATCCCGCCGGCCCACGAGCCGCGCGAGGTGCACGAGCTGGAGGCCGAGCACCTCGCCGAGGGCGGCGCGCACCGCGCCCGCTGA
- the cydD gene encoding thiol reductant ABC exporter subunit CydD, whose product MKPFDPRLLQLLPGARRDVLALGLVGTAQGVAAIGQAFAVAAVVVTVVRGGSVLPAVMWLAGVLVIRAVLTAANEIVASRAGTRVSCGLRELLLRTWLAHPADYRPAPAAAQTLAAQGTTSIETYVARYLPALVAAGALPVMAVVTLAFVDLWSALIVVLTLPLLPLFAALIGHATADASGKRWQAMAALGGHFLDMMRGLPTLAGYGRAERQTDTIRDVSVRHRRATVATLRLAFLSSAALELLATISVALVAVSVGIRLTWGSIELGPGLAAILLAPEAYWPIRRVGQEFHNAADGAEALAAVADAASTPTPPPTCSPDRGRLGSPGDQRRPRSREGRGSREIKEIVAALVGVGYAYPGATTEVLRDLTLRVPRGLTVVTGPSGAGKTTALELLCGLRRPTSGTARLATSAHLVTQRPFLTSGSIRSNLTLGAGKIPDADLLAALDQVGLGGLVRGLDDGLATALGDDGFGLSAGQRARLGVARALLSDAPLIALDEPTAHLDPHATALVDDVLRTLAERRAVVVVTHRPGLVAVADQHVTLPSLVLTEEGAR is encoded by the coding sequence GTGAAGCCGTTCGACCCCCGCCTGCTCCAGCTGCTCCCCGGGGCCCGCCGCGACGTCCTCGCGCTGGGCCTCGTCGGGACCGCGCAGGGGGTCGCCGCGATCGGCCAGGCCTTCGCGGTCGCGGCGGTCGTCGTGACCGTCGTCCGGGGCGGGTCGGTGCTGCCGGCGGTGATGTGGCTGGCGGGCGTTCTCGTCATACGGGCGGTGCTCACCGCGGCCAACGAGATCGTCGCGTCCCGCGCCGGCACCCGCGTCAGCTGCGGGCTGCGCGAGCTGCTGCTGCGCACCTGGCTCGCGCACCCCGCCGACTACCGCCCCGCCCCCGCGGCCGCCCAGACCCTCGCCGCGCAGGGCACCACGTCGATCGAGACGTATGTCGCCCGCTACCTTCCCGCCCTCGTCGCCGCCGGGGCGCTGCCGGTGATGGCCGTGGTGACGCTGGCCTTCGTGGACCTGTGGTCGGCGCTGATCGTCGTGCTCACCCTGCCGCTGCTGCCGCTCTTCGCCGCGCTGATCGGCCACGCCACGGCCGACGCGTCCGGGAAGCGGTGGCAGGCCATGGCGGCGCTCGGGGGCCACTTCCTGGACATGATGCGCGGGCTGCCGACCCTCGCCGGCTACGGCCGGGCCGAGCGCCAGACCGACACCATCCGCGACGTGTCGGTGCGGCACCGGCGCGCCACGGTGGCGACGCTGCGGCTGGCCTTCCTGTCGTCCGCGGCGCTGGAGCTGCTCGCGACGATCTCGGTCGCGCTCGTCGCGGTGTCGGTCGGGATCAGGCTGACGTGGGGCTCGATCGAGCTGGGGCCCGGGCTGGCGGCGATCCTGCTGGCGCCGGAGGCCTACTGGCCGATCCGCCGGGTGGGGCAGGAGTTCCACAACGCGGCCGACGGGGCCGAGGCGCTCGCCGCGGTGGCCGACGCCGCCTCAACCCCCACCCCTCCCCCCACCTGTTCCCCCGATCGTGGACGTCTTGGGTCACCTGGCGACCAAAGGCGTCCACGATCGCGGGAAGGGCGGGGATCGCGGGAGATCAAGGAGATAGTCGCGGCGCTGGTGGGCGTTGGCTACGCCTACCCGGGCGCCACGACGGAGGTCCTGCGCGACCTCACGCTGCGCGTCCCCCGCGGCCTGACCGTCGTCACGGGGCCGTCCGGGGCGGGCAAGACGACCGCCCTGGAGCTGCTGTGCGGGCTGCGGCGGCCGACGTCGGGCACGGCGCGGCTCGCGACGTCGGCCCACCTGGTCACGCAGCGACCGTTCCTGACGTCGGGGTCGATCCGCAGCAACCTGACCCTCGGCGCCGGCAAGATCCCCGACGCCGACCTGCTGGCAGCCCTGGACCAGGTCGGCCTCGGCGGGCTCGTCCGCGGTCTCGACGACGGGCTGGCGACGGCGCTCGGGGACGACGGGTTCGGCCTCAGCGCGGGGCAGCGCGCCCGCCTCGGCGTGGCCCGCGCCCTGCTGAGCGACGCCCCGCTGATCGCCCTCGACGAACCCACCGCCCACCTCGACCCCCACGCCACCGCCCTCGTCGACGACGTGCTGCGCACCCTCGCCGAGCGCCGCGCGGTCGTCGTCGTCACGCACCGACCCGGGCTGGTGGCCGTGGCGGACCAGCACGTCACCCTCCCCTCCCTCGTCCTCACCGAGGAGGGGGCCCGATGA